Proteins co-encoded in one Phycodurus eques isolate BA_2022a chromosome 21, UOR_Pequ_1.1, whole genome shotgun sequence genomic window:
- the shrprbck1r gene encoding ranBP-type and C3HC4-type zinc finger-containing protein 1, with translation MSLSSGGWTAGVVTEQRAPPPPVEYGAPHPQPNCQTVLMSVRVSLCHSAIRPLRLPGVGGESLRLQLCMDPEKSGEFRLSLQDCSGNGRSVTIAEYNLTSVNYRVKAATCHELSLAAPPHDRISFNFGCEQEAQQWATVMMTSLREAHRETVAENGSAPQLSSTEGADLSGAGAGKDNNRECLRFQNTSSLQQLEDACIELTRAIEGGDMKLASVFAAELSCQNAALKIYPSIRQCEDTEINLAVVVEDSSTSCCITMKVSPVMTTAALKHQMFLEYGFHPWVQRWVIGQCLCTNQRSLASYGIRQDGDTAFLYLLSACHAHLTRQLLQQDQESALLHNSFPCASFLHHPSHNSIASQEEKLYKTLPARLNCSNAGFQNGNLSELKVNVPSVELPQLDEESGINTPSFQGWPCPSCTYINKPLRPGCEICSTNRPVTYIVPGGYQPDSLELRRLQQEKDAIIQYQQAREEERQQNFAQLVMMDGQDLVPNTEPLDCRICYVELKAGEGAMLRECLHCFCKECLRSVIMLSEEPEVSCPYRDDTYACACSLQEREIKALVTPEEYQRWLQRSLSVAESRCQGSYHCATADCPGWCVYEDTVNVYQCPVCTKQNCLICKAIHDGMNCKQYQDDLAARAINDSAARRTTHLLQTLVQSGEAMHCPQCGIIVQKRDGCDWVRCTVCHTEICWVTRGHRWGPKGPGDTSGGCRCNVNRQKCHPKCQNCH, from the exons ATGTCACTAAGTTCGGGTGGTTGGACCGCCGGTGTCGTGACGGAGCAGCGCGCGCCTCCTCCGCCTGTCGAGTATGGAGCGCCGCACCCACAACCCAACTGTCAAACCGTCCTCATGTCGGTTCGGGTGTCGCTGTGCCATTCTGCTATTCGACCGCTGCGTCTTCCGGGAGTGGGCGGCGAATCCCTTCGCCTGCAGCTCTGTATGGACCCGGAGAAGTCCGGGGAATTCCGTCTGTCGCTCCAAGACTGCAGCGGGAATGGTCGCAGCGTG ACTATTGCAGAGTACAATTTGACATCTGTGAACTATCGTGTAAAAGCGGCAACATGTCACGAGCTAAGTCTGGCAGCGCCTCCGCATGATCGCATCAGCTTCAACTTTGGCTGTGAGCAAGAGGCCCAGCAGTGGGCCACCGTAATGATGACTTCTCTGAGAGAAGCACACAGAG AAACGGTGGCAGAAAATGGATCAGCTCCTCAATTATCCTCTACTGAAGGTGCAGACTTGAGTGGAG cTGGAGCTGGTAAAGATAACAACAGAGAGTGTCTCCGATTCCAGAACACCTCATCTTTACAGCAGTTAG AAGACGCATGCATCGAGCTGACCCGAGCCATCGAGGGTGGTGACATGAAGTTGGCCTCCGTCTTTGCTGCCGAGCTTTCCTGCCAAAATGCTGCGCTGAAGATCTACCCCTCTATACGACAATGTGAAGACACTGAAATCAA TTTGGCTGTTGTAGTAGAGGATTCTTCTACATCATGTTGCATCACTATGAAGGTTTCTCCTGTAATGACTACTGCAGCTTTGAAACACCAG ATGTTTCTAGAGTATGGCTTTCACCCATGGGTGCAGCGCTGGGTGATTGGCCAGTGCCTGTGCACTAACCAGCGTTCCCTGGCTTCATATGGCATTCGTCAAGATGGCGACACAGCTTTTTTGTACCTCTTGTCAGCTTGCCACGCTCACCTGACTCGCCAACTCCTCCAACAGGACCAGGAGAGTGCACTCCTCCACAATTCTTTTCCATGTGCATCCTTTCTCCATCACCCCTCTCATAATAGTATCGCATCTCAAGAAGAGAAACTTTATAAAACCTTGCCAGCTAGATTAAATTGCAGCAACGCTG GGTTCCAGAACGGAAACCTCAGTGAGCTAAAAGTCAATGTCCCCAGTGTGGAGTTGCCTCAACTAGATGAAGAATCCGGCATAAACACACCTTCCTTTCAG GGTTGGCCGTGTCCTTCTTGTACTTACATCAACAAACCATTGCGGCCCGGCTGTGAGATCTGCAGTACCAACCGCCCTGTGACCTACATTGTTCCGGGCGGATACCAGCCCGACTCACTGGAACTCAGACGGCTCCAGCAGGAGAAGGATGCCATTATACAGTACCAGCAG GCAAGGGAAGAGGAGCGCCAGCAGAATTTTGCCCAGCTGGTGATGATGGACGGCCAGGACTTAGTGCCGAATACCGAGCCTTTGGACTGCAGAATCTGCTATGTAGAGCTAAAGGCAGGAGAGGGCGCCATGCTCAGGGAGTGTCTCCATTGCTTCTGCAA AGAATGCTTGCGCTCAGTCATTATGCTGAGTGAGGAGCCGGAAGTGTCCTGTCCTTACAGAGATGACACGTATGCCTGTGCATGCTCCTTGCAGGAGAGGGAGATCAAAGCT TTGGTTACACCGGAGGAGTATCAACGCTGGCTGCAGAGAAGTCTGTCCGTGGCAGAGTCTCGATGTCAGGGCAGCTACCACTGTGCCACTGCAGACTGCCCCGGCTGGTGTGTGTACGAGGACACGGTCAATGTGTATCAATGCCCCGTCTGCACGAAGCAAAACTGCCTCATTTGCAAG GCTATTCACGATGGAATGAACTGTAAGCAGTACCAGGATGATCTTGCAGCCCGCGCTATCAACGACTCTGCTGCACGGAGGACAACTCATCTACTTCAG ACTCTGGTGCAATCTGGGGAGGCGATGCACTGTCCCCAGTGCGGCATCATTGTGCAAAAGAGGGACGGATGTGATTGGGTGCGCTGCACTGTCTGTCACACAGAAATCTGCTGGGTCACGAGAGGGCATCGCTGGGGTCCAAAG GGTCCTGGCGACACCAGTGGAGGATGTCGCTGTAATGTCAACCGTCAAAAATGCCATCCAAAATGTCAAAACTGTCACTGA